A genomic stretch from Eriocheir sinensis breed Jianghai 21 chromosome 31, ASM2467909v1, whole genome shotgun sequence includes:
- the LOC127005848 gene encoding uncharacterized PE-PGRS family protein PE_PGRS54-like isoform X44 produces MGACTRILPHLALALMLAVIVVPQRSQARTSLKDLSSRVCHSLTCGASDAFYPHPSYCTHYVHCISGTPYVKRCPSNLHFNAARGSCDIPREAHCVPFKRSCELQVPFVADGPTDGQVTCDCGGTCTKAHPYRCDAYYHCDAMGVEHLTECPSGLMFNSRVEQCDVPENTQCPQSPSCSCDNCRYPTSDHCSTFWQCENGKAVKHYCSSGLLFNRDTSQCDLAINVECSAGAWQSGSFVETVCVDHRKDCEVFVKEGGCVCNDDVCDWQTFVLQNCPKSCGKCKGEKTMKKRIFSLPSDGGNARKKSKESGSKEHGHGHGSKESGSKESGNKGSGSKESGSKESGNKGSGSKESGSKESGNKGSGSKESGSKESGNKGSGSKESGNKGSGSKESGNKGSGSKESGSKESGNKGSGSKESGSKESGNKGSGSKESGSKESGSKESGNKGSGSKESGNKDSGSKESGNKDSGSKESGSKETVEVDGNISGESCEGGDGGGGNGNNSTEGDGGDNVDVGSGGDGGNGGDGGNGGDVGGDGGSGGGHVVDGCVINCILGKYLPHPINCRKFIYCAPSGPEEVSCAPFNVWDQEELACTNERLTPCVTGSYITTEGKPCGSGGDGGDVGSDDDGDSGGDGDSGGDGDSSGDGDSSGDGDSSGDGGDAGSGGDGDSGDAGSGGDGGDGGIGGDGGSGGDHIVDGCIIPCSLGKYLPHPTDCHKFIQCAPYGPEEMPCAPGTIWEQGKLTCNHEGLTPCVTGAYLTPEGKTCGGDGGDAGSGGDGGSGGNGSSGGDGGSGGDGGDAGSGGDGDGDGSSGNSGGDGGSGGGHVIDGCVISCTLGKYLPHPTDCRKFIQCAPYGPEEMPCAPGTIWEQGKLTCNHEGLTPCVTGAYLTPEGKICGGDGGDGGDGSGGDGGDAGSGGDGGDGGSGGDGGSGGDGGDAGSGGDGGGDGGHVVDGCVINCTLGKYLPHPTDCRKFIQCAPYGPEEMPCAPGTIWEQGKLTCNHEGSTPCVTGAYLTPEGKTCGGDGGDGGDGSDGGSGGDGGDAGSGGDGGDAGSGGDGGDAGSGGDGGDGGSGGDGGGDGSGGNGGGDGGSGGGHVIDGCVINCTLGKYLPHPTDCRKFIQCAPYGPEEMPCAPGTIWEQGKLTCNHEGSTPCVTGAYLTPEGKICGGDGEDGGDGSDGGDAGSGGDSGDAGSGGDGGDGGSGGDGGDGGSGGDGGDAGSGGDGGGDGGHVVDGCVINCTLGKYLPHPTDCRKFIQCAPYGPEEMPCAPGTIWEQGKLTCNHEGSTPCVTGAYLTPEGKTCGGDGGDGGDGSDGGSGGDGGDAGSGGDGGDAGSGGDGGDAGSGGDGGDGGSGGDGGSGGDGGSGGDAGSGGDGGSGGDAGSGGDAGSGGDGGGDSGHVVDGCVINCTLGKYLPHPTDCRKFIQCAPYGPEEMPCAPGTIWEQGKLTCNHEGSTPCVTGAYLTPEGKTCGGDGGDAGSGGDGGDAGSGGDGGDAGSGGDGGDAGSGGDGGDAGSGGDGGDAGSGGDGGDAGSGGDGGDAGSGGDGGDAGSGGDGGDAGSGGDGGDAGSGGDGGDAGSGGDGGDSGSGGDGGDAGSGGDGGDAGSGGDGGDAGSGGDGGDAGSGGDGGDAGSGGDGGDAGSGGDGGDAGSGGDGGDAGSGGDGGDAGSGGDGGDAGSGGDGGDSGSGDGGDAGSGGDGGDAGSGGDGGDAGSGGDGGDAGSGGDGGDSGSGDGGDGACEDAQYDCIFWAANNDCNCKPTDGDCSWQTYVAAACPKSCGSCEPQVGGDGDEVCEDNVSDCRFWAANKDCNCKPTDGDCSWQKYVADNCPKSCGTCNTSGDGGNGGEDGGSGGDGGDSGSGGDGGDGGSGGDGGSGGDGGDAGSGGDGGDAGSGGDGGDAGSGGDGGDAGSGGDGGDAGSGGDGGDAGSGGDGGDAGSGGDGGDAGSGGDGGDAGSGGDGGDAGSGGDGGDAGSGGDGGDAGSGGDGGDAGSGGDGGDTGSGGDGGDAGSGGDGGDAGSGGDGGDAGSGGDGGDAGSGGDGGDAGSGGDGGDAGSGGDGGSGGDHIVDGCIIPCSLGKYLPHPTDCRKFIQCAPYGPEEMPCAPGTIWEQGKLTCNHEGSTPCVTGAYLTPEGKTCGGDGGSGGDGGDAGSGGDGGDAGSGGDGGDAGSGGDGGDAGSGGDGGDAGSGGDGGDAGSGGDGGDAGSGGDGGDAGSGGDGGDGGSGGDGGDESVEDCELSCPKSEGIFPHPRDCRKWIRCLHGKPYVKECPFHLQFNPVLRVCDWPQHAKCVASSNADCGVPEPVVPTEPPNVKPDICDCECCLRPHPEDCTAYYYCEPGSNAEFHTCSEGLVFNPQLSQCVIQDQYPQCQPEKPPTCDPTCECLYPAEACTEYYKCNGDGVPVKFECFGGLYFNDEKHSCDLPKNVSCELRRKRTYNPEPQKYISAEECKTRKGFFAKRGDPSGYFMCSNGIAFSLRCPDGAVFSSAVGRCILRK; encoded by the exons CGTCGACCATCGAAAGGACTGTGAAGTATTCGTGAAGGAAGGAGGCTGTGTCTGCAACGATGACGTCTGTGACTGGCAGACCTTCGTCCTTCAAAACTGTCCCAAGTCGTGCGGCAAATGCAAGGGagaaaagacaatgaagaagagaatattttccctcccttctgatGGAGGAAACGCCCGCAAGAAGTCCAAGGAGTCGGGGAGCAAAGAACATGGACACGGACACGGCAGCAAGGAGTCAGGAAGCAAGGAGTCAGGCAACAAGGGTTCAGGCAGCAAGGAGTCAGGAAGCAAAGAATCTGGCAACAAGGGTTCAGGCAGCAAGGAGTCAGGAAGCAAGGAGTCAGGCAACAAGGGTTCAGGCAGCAAGGAGTCAGGCAGCAAGGAGTCAGGCAACAAGGGTTCAGGCAGCAAGGAGTCAGGCAACAAGGGTTCAGGCAGCAAGGAGTCAG GCAACAAGGGTTCAGGCAGCAAGGAGTCAG GAAGCAAGGAGTCAGGCAACAAGGGTTCAGGCAGCAAGGAGTCAGGAAGCAAGGAGTCAGGCAACAAGGGTTCAGGCAGCAAGGAGTCAGGCAGCAAGGAGTCAGGAAGCAAGGAGTCAGGCAACAAGGGTTCAGGCAGCAAGGAGTCAGGCAACAAGGACTCGGGCAGCAAGGAGTCAGGCAACAAGGACTCGGGCAGCAAGGAGTCAGGCAGTAAAGAGACTGTCGAAGTTGATGGCAACATTAGCGGTGAAAGCTGTgaaggtggagatggtggtggaggaaatgGGAACAACAGCACCGAAGGAGACGGTGGTGATAATGTTGATGTCGGCAGTGGAGGAGATGGCGGCAACGGTGGTGATGGAGGCaacggtggtgatgttggtggagaCGGCGGCTCAGGTGGCGGCCACGTCGTCGACGGTTGCGTCATTAACTGCATTCTCGGCAAGTACCTGCCTCACCCAATTAACTGCCGCAAGTTCATCTACTGCGCGCCCTCGGGCCCCGAGGAGGTATCCTGCGCGCCATTTAACGTTTGGGATCAAGAAGAGTTGGCATGCACCAACGAGCGTTTGACCCCCTGCGTCACTGGCTCCTACATCACCACCGAGGGCAAACCATGCGGTAGCGGGGGTGATGGAGGTGACGTCGGCAGCGATGACGATggagacagtggtggtgatggagacagCGGTGGTGATGGAGACAGCAGTGGTGATGGAGACAGCAGTGGTGATGGAGACagcagtggtgatggaggtgacgcAGGAAGCGGTGGTGATGGAGACAGTGGTGATGCCggcagcggtggtgatggaggtgacggCGGCATCGGTGGTGACGGAGGCTCAGGCGGCGACCACATCGTTGATGGCTGCATCATTCCTTGTTCCCTCGGCAAGTACCTGCCTCACCCGACTGACTGCCATAAGTTCATCCAGTGCGCGCCCTACGGCCCCGAAGAGATGCCCTGTGCACCCGGCACTATCTGGGAACAAGGAAAGCTGACCTGCAACCACGAGGGCTTGACCCCCTGCGTCACTGGCGCCTACCTCACCCCCGAGGGCAAGAcctgtggtggtgacggtggtgacgctggcagtggtggtgatgggggcagCGGTGGTAATGGAAgcagcggtggtgatggaggcagcggtggtgatggaggtgatgccggcagcggtggtgatggtgatggagacgGCAgcagtggtaatagtggtggagACGGCGGCTCAGGCGGCGGCCACGTCATCGACGGTTGCGTCATCAGCTGCACCCTCGGCAAGTACCTGCCTCACCCGACTGACTGCCGCAAGTTCATCCAGTGCGCGCCCTACGGCCCCGAAGAGATGCCCTGTGCGCCCGGCACTATCTGGGAACAAGGAAAGCTGACCTGCAACCACGAGGGCTTGACCCCCTGCGTCACTGGCGCCTACCTCACCCCCGAGGGCAAAAtctgtggtggtgacggtggagacggaggagacggcagtggaggtgacggtggtgacgcaggcagtggaggtgatggaggtgatggcggcagcggtggtgatggaggcagcggtggtgatggaggtgatgccggcagcggtggtgatggtggtggagacggCGGCCACGTCGTCGACGGCTGCGTCATCAACTGCACCCTCGGCAAGTACCTGCCTCACCCGACTGACTGTCGCAAGTTCATCCAGTGCGCGCCCTACGGCCCCGAAGAGATGCCCTGTGCGCCCGGCACTATCTGGGAACAAGGAAAGCTGACCTGCAACCACGAGGGCTCAACCCCCTGCGTCACTGGCGCCTACCTCACCCCCGAGGGCAAGAcctgtggtggtgacggtggtgacggaG gagacgGCAGTgacggaggaagtggtggtgacggaggtgatGCCGGcagtggaggtgacggtggtgacgcaggcagtggaggtgatggaggtgatgccggcagcggtggtgatggag gtgacggcggcagcggtggtgatggtggtggagacggcagcggtggtaatggtggtggagacGGCGGCTCAGGCGGCGGCCACGTCATCGACGGCTGCGTCATCAACTGCACCCTCGGCAAGTACCTGCCTCACCCGACTGACTGCCGCAAGTTCATCCAGTGCGCGCCCTACGGCCCCGAAGAGATGCCCTGTGCGCCCGGCACTATCTGGGAACAAGGAAAGCTGACCTGCAACCACGAGGGCTCAACCCCCTGCGTCACTGGCGCCTATCTCACCCCCGAGGGCAAAAtctgtggtggtgacggtgaagaCGGAGGAGACGGCAGTGACGGAGGTGATGCCGGCAGTGGAGGTGACAGTGGTGACGCAGgcagtggaggtgatggaggtgatggcggcagcggtggtgatggtggtgatggaggcagcggtggtgatggaggtgatgccggcagcggtggtgatggtggtggagacggCGGCCACGTCGTCGACGGCTGCGTCATCAACTGCACCCTCGGCAAGTACCTGCCTCACCCGACTGACTGCCGTAAGTTCATCCAGTGCGCGCCCTACGGCCCCGAAGAGATGCCCTGTGCGCCCGGCACTATCTGGGAACAAGGAAAGCTGACCTGCAACCACGAGGGCTCAACCCCCTGCGTCACTGGCGCCTACCTCACCCCCGAGGGCAAGAcctgtggtggtgacggtggagaCGGAGGAGACGGCAGTgacggaggaagtggtggtgacggaggtgatGCCGGcagtggaggtgacggtggtgacgcaggcagtggaggtgatggaggtgatgccggtagcggtggtgatggaggtgatggcggcagcggtggtgatggaggcagtggAGGTGATGGCGGCAGCGGTGGTGACGCAGGCAGTGGAG GTGATGGCGGCAGCGGTGGTGACGCAGGCAGTGGAG gtgatgccggcagcggtggtgatggtggtggagacagCGGCCACGTCGTCGACGGCTGCGTCATCAACTGCACCCTCGGCAAGTACCTGCCTCACCCGACTGACTGCCGCAAGTTCATCCAGTGTGCGCCCTACGGCCCCGAAGAGATGCCCTGTGCGCCCGGCACTATCTGGGAACAAGGAAAGCTGACCTGCAACCACGAGGGCTCAACCCCCTGCGTCACTGGCGCCTACCTCACCCCCGAGGGCAAAACctgtggtggtgacggaggtgacgctggcagtggtggtgatggtggagacgcaggcagtggcggtgatggtggagacgcaggcagtggcggtgatggtggagacgcaggcagtggcggtgatggtggagacgcaggcagtggcggtgatggtggagacgcaggcagtggtggtgatggtggagacgcaggcagtggcggtgatggtggagacgcaggcagtggcggtgatggtggagacgcaggcagtggcggtgatggtggagacgcaggcagtggcggtgatggtggagacgcaggcagtggcggtgatggtggagacgcaggcagcggcggtgatggtggagactcaggcagtggcggtgatggtggagacgcaggcagtggcggtgatggtggagacgcaggcagtggcggtgatggtggagacgcaggcagtggcggtgatggtggagacgcaggcagtggcggtgatggtggagacgcaggcagtggcggtgatggtggagacgcag gcagtggcggtgatggtggagacgcaggcagtggcggtgatggtggagacgcaggcagtggcggtgatggtggagacgcaggcagtggtggtgatggtggagacgcaggcagcggcggtgatggtggagacTCAGGCAGCGGCGATGGTGGAGACGCAggcagtggcggtgatggtggagacgcaggcagtggcggtgatggtggagacgcaggcagtggtggtgatggtggagacgcaggcagcggcggtgatggtggagacTCAGGCAGTGGCGATGGTGGAGATGGTGCATGCGAAGACGCGCAATATGACTGCATCTTCTGGGCAGCTAATAATGATTGTAACTGCAAGCCGACAGATGGTGATTGCTCATGGCAAACCTATGTGGCTGCAGCTTGCCCCAAGAGCTGCGGATCTTGTGAACCACAAGTGGGCGGCGATGGAGATGAAGTTTGCGAAGACAATGTATCTGACTGCCGATTCTGGGCCGCAAATAAGGATTGCAACTGCAAACCAACTGATGGGGATTGCTCCTGGCAAAAATATGTTGCAGACAATTGCCCGAAAAGCTGTGGAACGTGTAACACATCTGGTGACGGTGGCAATGGCGGTGAAGACGGCGGcagcggtggtgacggtggtgattcTGGcagcggtggtgacggtggtgatggtggaagtggtggtgatggaggcagcggtggtgatggaggtgacgccggcagtggtggtgatggtggtgacgccggcagcggtggtgatggaggtgacgccggcagcggtggtgatggaggtgacgccggcagcggtggtgatggcggtgacgccggtagcggtggtgatggcggtgacgccggcagtggtggtgatggcggtgacgcCGGCAGTGGTGGCGATGGCGGTGACGCCggcagcggtggtgatggcggtgacgccggcagcggtggtgatggcggtgacgccggcagcggtggtgatggcggtgacgccggcagtggtggtgatggcggtgacgccggcagtggtggtgatggcggtgacgccggcagcggtggtgatggcggtgacaccggcagtggtggtgatggcggtgacgccggcagcggtggtgatggtggtgacgccggcagcggtggtgatggaggtgacgccggcagcggtggtgatggcggtgacgccggcagcggtggtgatggcggtgacgccggcagcggtggtgatggcggtgacgcCGGCAGCGGTGGTGACGGAGGCTCAGGCGGCGACCACATCGTTGATGGCTGCATTATTCCTTGTTCCCTCGGCAAGTACCTGCCTCATCCGACAGACTGCCGCAAGTTCATCCAGTGCGCGCCCTACGGCCCCGAAGAGATGCCCTGTGCGCCCGGCACTATCTGGGAACAAGGAAAGCTGACCTGCAACCACGAGGGCTCGACCCCCTGCGTCACTGGCGCCTACCTCACCCCCGAGGGCAAGACCTGTGGTGGCgatggaggaagtggtggtgacggaggtgacgccggcagcggtggtgatggaggtgatgccggcagtggtggtgatggaggtgacgctggcagtggtggtgatggaggtgacgccggaagtggtggtgatggtggtgacgccggcagtggtggtgatggaggtgatgctggcagcggtggtgatggaggtgacgctggcagtggtggtgatggaggtgacgcCGGCagcggtggtgacggcggtgacgGAGGCAGCGGTGGTGACGGAGGTGATGAAAGCGTTGAGGACTGTGAACTGTCGTGCCCGAAGAGCGAAGGAATATTCCCTCACCCTCGTGACTGCAGGAAGTGGATACGTTGCCTGCACGGGAAGCCTTACGTGAAGGAGTGTCCCTTCCACCTGCAGTTCAACCCTGTGCTCCGAGTGTGTGACTGGCCCCAGCACGCCAAATGTGTAGCTTCCAGTAATGCGGATTGTGGCGTTCCCGAACCTGTCGTTCCAACGGAGCCGCCCAATGTCAAGCCCGATATCTGCGACTGCGAGTGTTGCCTGCGACCTCACCCTGAAGACTGCACGGCCTATTACTACTGTGAG CCTGGCTCCAACGCCGAGTTCCACACCTGCTCGGAGGGGCTCGTGTTCAACCCCCAGCTGAGCCAGTGCGTCATCCAGGACCAGTACCCGCAGTGCCAGCCCGAGAAGCCCCCGACGTGCGATCCCACCTGTGAATGTCTCTATCCGGCAGAGGCCTGCACCGAGTACTACAAGT GCAACGGTGACGGCGTTCCCGTGAAGTTCGAGTGTTTTGGTGGCCTTTACTTCAACGACGAGAAGCACTCCTGCGACCTCCCGAAGAACGTGTCCTGCGAGCTGCGTCGGAAGAGGACGTACAATCCAGAGCCGCAGAAGTACATAAGCG CCGAGGAGTGCAAGACCCGCAAAGGATTCTTCGCCAAGAGAGGGGATCCTTCGGGCTACTTCATGTGCAGCAACGGCATCGCCTTCTCTCTGCGGTGTCCTGACGGCGCAGTGTTCAGCTCCGCGGTCGGCAGATGTATCCTCAGAAAGTAA